The proteins below come from a single Rosa rugosa chromosome 2, drRosRugo1.1, whole genome shotgun sequence genomic window:
- the LOC133733657 gene encoding heat stress transcription factor B-2a-like, with protein MELFGRTINRENSSMCMDQHISEANHGTSQSSRTRSPAPFLSKTYDLLEEEEEEDEDGSGKRSIVSWNGEGNGFIVWSPAEFSELLLPKYFKHNNFSSFIRQLNTYGFKKTSPKRWEFKHEKFQKGCRHMLLEINRKKCEPSAFPVYLKASEERSTSAAGLNRSMINAAEQENQSLLLMEENKNLRKQKMELQTQLSHFKALETKLLDCVGQYMQDHHNR; from the exons ATGGAACTCTTTGGAAGAACCATAAATAGAGAAAACAGCTCTATGTGTATGGATCAACATATCTCGGAGGCGAACCATGGCACAAGTCAGAGTTCGAGGACGAGAAGCCCTGCCCCGTTTTTGTCGAAAACGTACGATTTgctagaggaagaagaagaggaagacgaAGATGGCAGCGGAAAGAGATCAATTGTGTCATGGAATGGAGAGGGAAATGGGTTTATAGTATGGTCTCCTGCTGAGTTCTCAGAGCTCTTGTTGCCTAAATACTTCAAGCACAATAACTTCTCCAGCTTTATTCGCCAGCTTAATACCTAT GGATTCAAGAAAACATCACCAAAACGATGGGAATTCAAACACGAGAAGTTCCAGAAGGGATGCCGGCATATGCTACTGGAGATCAATCGGAAGAAATGCGAACCGAGCGCTTTTCCGGTGTATCTAAAGGCTTCGGAAGAGAGGAGCACTAGTGCTGCTGGCCTTAATCGAAGCATGATCAATGCAGCAGAACAAGAGAATCAGTCTTTGCTGCTAATGGAGGAGAACAAGAACCTAAGGAAGCAGAAAATGGAGCTTCAGACGCAACTTTCTCATTTCAAAGCACTAGAAACTAAGCTGTTGGATTGTGTGGGTCAGTATATGCAAGACCATCACAATCGATGA
- the LOC133729629 gene encoding pentatricopeptide repeat-containing protein At4g21705, mitochondrial, whose protein sequence is MDPKLSFVKTLIRNAITSRSYYTSRTKKPTLYTKISPLGNPNQSVVPELDDWVSKGNKVSVGELQRIIRDLRKRKRFSQALQISEWMNEKGVCKFRPSEHAVQLDLIGRVRGFVSAEEYFSNLGDGDKDCRTYGALLNCYVRQLQTEKSLAHLRKMQEMGFASSPLDYNGIMCLYTNGGQHEKVPGVLAEMKENNVSPDNFSYRICINSYGARSDLEGVERVLKEMEGQPHIVMDWNTYAVVADFYVKAGQTNKAIDALKKSEVRLDTEKGLGYNFLISLYANMGSKDEVLRLWGLEKSACKRCINRDYICMLVSLVRLGEFEEAEMVLKEWEMSGNCYDFRVPQTLVVGYSAKGLYERAEALLEDLMEKGKATTLKSWEIVAAGYVAKGEMEKALKCMEVALSVWTEEGRKPNNSLITTLLSWLGDECSVEDAEVFVGSLRKVIPVNKQMYHALLKAYVRRGEEVDRILDRMKTDKIDHDEETRKILDMRPA, encoded by the exons ATGGATCCCAAGCTCTCCTTCGTCAAAACCCTCATCCGAAACGCGATTACGAGCAGGTCCTACTATACCAGCCGGACCAAGAAGCCTACCCTCTACACGAAGATCAGTCCTCTCGGAAATCCGAACCAAAGCGTGGTTCCGGAGCTCGACGACTGGGTCTCCAAAGGCAACAAAGTCAGCGTTGGCGAGCTCCAACGCATCATTCGTGACCTTCGCAAGCGCAAGCGCTTCTCTCAAGCCCTACAG ATTTCTGAGTGGATGAATGAGAAGGGTGTATGCAAATTTCGGCCGAGTGAGCATGCTGTGCAGCTGGATCTGATAGGAAGGGTTCGGGGGTTTGTTTCGGCAGAAGAGTATTTCAGTAATTTGGGGGATGGAGATAAGGACTGTAGGACATATGGTGCTCTTTTGAATTGCTATGTCAGGCAGCTCCAGACGGAGAAGTCCCTTGCTCATTTGCGCAAAATGCAGGAGATGGGGTTTGCTTCTTCGCCTCTTGATTACAATGGGATCATGTGTTTGTATACAAATGGCGGTCAGCATGAGAAGGTCCCTGGTGTGCTAGCTGAGATGAAGGAGAATAATGTATCTCCTGACAACTTCAGCTATAGAATCTGCATCAACTCTTATGGTGCGAGGTCTGATCTTGAAGGAGTCGAAAGGGTTTTGAAAGAGATGGAGGGGCAGCCTCACATTGTCATGGACTGGAATACTTatgctgttgttgctgatttcTATGTAAAGGCAGGCCAAACCAACAAGGCGATTGATGCCTTAAAGAAGTCGGAAGTGAGGTTGGATACGGAAAAAGGGCTTGGCTACAACTTTTTGATTTCCCTCTATGCGAATATGGGGAGTAAGGATGAAGTTTTGAGGTTATGGGGTCTCGAGAAGAGTGCTTGTAAGAGATGCATAAACAGGGACTATATATGCATGTTGGTGTCTCTGGTGAGGCTTGGTGAGTTCGAAGAAGCTGAGATGGTATTGAAGGAATGGGAAATGTCTGGAAACTGTTACGATTTTCGAGTGCCACAGACTCTGGTAGTAGGGTATTCAGCAAAGGGGTTGTATGAGAGAGCAGAAGCTCTGCTTGAAGACTTGATGGAGAAGGGAAAAGCAACCACCCTTAAAAGTTGGGAAATAGTAGCTGCTGGATATGTCGCTAAGGGTGAGATGGAAAAAGCTTTAAAGTGCATGGAGGTTGCGCTCAGTGTGTGGACAGAGGAAGGACGGAAACCCAACAATAGTTTGATCACAACCTTACTGAGTTGGCTTGGTGATGAATGCAGTGTTGAAGATGCAGAAGTTTTTGTTGGATCATTGAGGAAGGTTATCCCAGTGAACAAGCAGATGTATCATGCATTGTTGAAGGCATATGTAAGACGTGGTGAAGAAGTAGATAGAATTCTGGATCGTATGAAGACTGATAAAATAGATCATGATGAAGAAACAAGGAAGATCCTTGACATGAGGCCAGCCTAG
- the LOC133729630 gene encoding monothiol glutaredoxin-S17, whose product MGGGSVKDVKSKQELDGLVQSGAPVVLHFWASWCEASKHMDEVFSHLSTDFPRAHFLRVEAEEQPEISEAYAVSAVPFFVFAKDGKIADKLEGADPSSLANKVAKVAGSVNPGEPAAPASLGMAAGATILETIKELAKENGSSQEKIGAGDTLKKRLQQLIESNPIMVFMKGNPEEPKCGFSQKVVDILKEEKVKFGSFDILSDNEVREGLKKFSNWPTFPQLYCKGELLGGCDIAISMHESGELKEVFRDHGIDTIDSAGAKVTEAGSGKGGTSAATGLNSTLTSRLESLIHSSPVMLFMKGKPEEPKCGFSRKVVDILAQEKVEFQTFDILSDEEVRQGLKVHSNWSSYPQLYIKGELIGGSDIVLEMQKSGELKKVLAEKGIVQKDTLEDRLKKLISSSPVMLFMKGTPDAPKCGFSSKVVNALTEDGVSFGSFDILTDEEVRQGLKVFSNWPTFPQLYYKGELIGGSDIILELKNNGELKATLTE is encoded by the exons ATGGGTGGTGGGTCAGTGAAGGACGTGAAATCGAAGCAGGAGCTTGATGGGTTGGTTCAGAGTGGCGCACCGGTTGTGCTTCACTTCTGGGCTTCATGGTGTGAGGCCTCTAAGCACATGGACGAGGTCTTCTCACATCTGTCTACTGATTTCCCTCGTGCCCATTTCTTGAGG GTTGAGGCTGAGGAGCAGCCTGAGATTTCTGAGGCTTATGCGGTTTCTGCTGTGCCGTTCTTTGTCTTTGCCAAG GATGGTAAGATTGCTGATAAATTGGAAGGTGCAGATCCATCTAGTTTGGCCAATAAAGTTGCTAAGGTTGCTGGGTCAGTTAACCCTGGAGAACCTGCAGCTCCTGCCAGCCTTGGGATGGCTGCTGGTGCGACTATCCTTGAAACCATTAAAGAGTTGGCAAAAGAAAATGGGTCTTCCCAGGAAAAGATTGGAGCCGGTGATACATTGAAAAAGCGGCTGCAGCAGCTGATTGAATCTAATCCAATCATGGTTTTCATGAAAGGAAACCCCGAAGAGCCCAAATGTGGATTCAGCCAAAAAGTTGTTGACATTTTGAAGGAAGAGAAGGTCAAATTTGGAAGTTTCGATATTCTATCAGACAATGAAGTTAGGGAAGGTTTAAAGAAGTTCTCTAACTGGCCAACATTTCCTCAGCTTTACTGCAAAGGGGAGCTTCTTGGTGGGTGTGACATTGCAATTTCAATGCACGAAAGTGGTGAACtaaaggaagttttcagagaccATGGTATCGATACTATTGATTCTGCTGGGGCAAAAGTGACTGAAGCTGGAAGTGGAAAAGGTGGAACCTCAGCAGCTACCGGTTTGAATTCAACTCTTACCTCTCGGCTTGAAAGCCTCATTCATTCAAGCCCAGTTATGCTGTTTATGAAGGGAAAACCGGAAGAACCCAAGTGTGGGTTCAGCCGGAAGGTAGTTGATATCCTTGCACAAGAAAAGGTGGAGTTTCAGACCTTTGATATTCTTTCTGATGAGGAAGTTCGTCAAGGGCTCAAAGTTCATTCAAACTGGTCCAGTTATCCTCAACTATATATTAAGGGTGAACTTATTGGTGGATCAGACATTGTGTTGGAGATGCAGAAAAGTGGAGAACTCAAAAAGGTTTTGGCAGAGAAAGGGATTGTACAGAAAGATACTCTGGAAGATCGTTTaaagaaattgatttcttcttcTCCAGTGATGCTCTTCATGAAGGGCACACCTGATGCTCCGAAATGTGGTTTTAGTTCCAAAGTTGTTAATGCCCTTACAGAAGATGGTGTTAGTTTTGGGTCATTTGATATTTTAACTGATGAGGAGGTGAGGCAGGGGCTTAAAGTCTTCTCAAACTGGCCAACCTTCCCTCAGCTGTATTACAAAGGTGAGCTAATAGGAGGAAGCGATATTATACTGGAGCTGAAGAACAATGGAGAGCTTAAGGCTACTCTGACGGAGTGA
- the LOC133729628 gene encoding putative nuclear RNA export factor SDE5 — MEASGFNGASRFDDEQGLRVLLDAFGPAFSLEEIASAYCKAGKNAEAAAETLALSATSAGEESSAVVSDDGGIGKKDKTTSDNGSGNSRGAKTKYRSVSVGSVSGVIGKHYGNKTTSSGGNGGKALRVDSKSKVLPIPESWVEKAESCSSSAGDDVLHQDMEDFLFNMLGEGFKLDRDVIRDVLDSCGYDMEKSMENLISLSTSASDERNEVISNSNDKSAGSYLKLEESSQRKPINSTEGNGDRASNTNEVESTGKEKKRLDLQKELLAALFNAPERPEEPELSKTRIVRSTKGYADYGHLVLEPPKDSFSDHKTPVVYQQHHTEEDADDEVRYQVLRKSVKEYRSTMKEYYQAAVDAFSKGDRIRADKLMEQGHFFQKKAREADEESNKMILKPRDAETQGDIVLDLHEGGAKEAIRLLKCHLSSFSGISSIKHLKVIIDTKDRDILKGSRRRLAVLKLLEEESIKWVEGDNAGTILIQLDSINRKKLTFLKK, encoded by the exons ATGGAAGCTTCCGGTTTCAATGGCGCCTCCAGATTTGACGACGAACAGGGCTTGAGGGTATTGCTCGACGCTTTTGGCCCGGCGTTTTCCCTTGAAGAAATCGCCTCGGCTTATTGCAAGGCCGGGAAGAACGCCGAGGCCGCCGCCGAGACTCTGGCTCTCTCCGCCACCAGCGCCGGCGAAGAATCGTCGGCAGTGGTATCGGATGATGGTGGGATTGGGAAGAAGGACAAAACGACGTCGGATAATGGGAGTGGGAATTCGAGGGGTGCGAAGACGAAGTATCGGTCGGTTTCAGTGGGGAGTGTTTCTGGTGTTATTGGGAAGCATTATGGGAACAAAACGACGTCGTCGGGTGGTAATGGAGGGAAGGCGTTGAGAGTGGACTCAAAGTCCAAGGTGTTGCCGATTCCGGAGAGCTGGGTGGAAAAGGCGGAGTCTTGTTCTTCTTCGGCTGGGGATGATGTGCTTCACCAGGACATGGAGGATTTTCTGTTCAATATGCTTGGAGAGGGGTTCAAGCTCGATAGGGATGTGATTCGAGACGTTCTTG ATAGTTGCGGATATGATATGGAAAAG AGCATGGAAAATCTGATCAGTTTGTCAACATCAGCCTCGGATGAAAGAAACGAAGTCATCTCTAACTCCAATGATAAG TCTGCAGGCTCATATCTGAAATTGGAAGAATCTTCTCAGAGAAAGCCCATAAACTCCACTGAAGG TAATGGAGACAGGGCTTCAAATACAAATGAAGTAGAATCtactggaaaagaaaagaagagattgGATCTACAGAAGGAACTTTTGGCTGCTCTCTTCAATGCTCCTGAGAGACCTGAGGAGCCGGAGCTATCAAAAACAAGAATAGTAAGATCAACGAAGGGATATGCAGACTACGGCCATTTGGTGCTTGAACCTCCAAAAGATTCCTTTTCAGATCACAAGACACCTGTGGTCTATCAACAGCATCATACTGAGGAAG ATGCGGATGATGAAGTTAGGTACCAGGTTCTTCGCAAAAGTGTGAAGGAGTATCGGAGTACGATGAAGGAGTATTACCAGGCA GCTGTAGACGCATTTTCTAAGGGAGATCGTATTCGAGCAGACAAACTTATGGAACAG GGACATTTTTTCCAGAAAAAGGCACGCGAAGCAGATGAGGAGTCAAATAAAATGATCCTTAAACCTAG AGATGCTGAGACACAAGGGGATATAGTGCTTGACTTGCATGAAGGTGGTGCCAAGGAGGCAATACGTCTTCTGAAGTGTCATCTCTCTTCATTTTCTGGTATCTCAT CAATCAAGCATCTTAAGGTCATTATTGATACAAAGGATAGAGATATCTTGAAAGGATCTCGCAGACGATTAGCA GTTTTGAAGCTTCTGGAGGAAGAATCAATCAAGTGGGTTGAAGGAGACAATGCTGGAACAATACTAATCCAGTTGGATAGTATTAACCGAAAGAAGTTAACTTTTCTCAAAAAGTAG
- the LOC133731371 gene encoding glycine-rich cell wall structural protein 1-like: protein MATPKWACMALLLFLSLGVGSAGRAKVVDKPEKFVLGGHIGLKPGFHIGGIIEGALGHNDKSPQSPPTPPPSPSDTSVAGARGDGYGGGRGGGYGSGQVGGIIGGGGGGGGSVGGGFGGGGGGFGRGKGGGWGGGGGGGGGREGGDDCGDQSGGDDGDQGGSPSIVVPGFTIPGFDIGGVIGGGISTGSSGLYCTPINCRGNDCKGVHLYFDNSNAPNMSPILAPETLAGSNGQKQNMNHEVEDKHSMDTLASEPSTSLDTKPRSPDPKDDSAAPIYVPVPVSDPNNALSSRGRPRPPIDPPTPPSNTLAPEPSDAPELEPSYDSVVPKPSEDLEEELSVVPKPAPGLG from the coding sequence ATGGCAACACCAAAATGGGCATGCATGGCTCTTTTGCTATTTCTTAGCTTGGGAGTTGGCTCTGCTGGTAGAGCCAAAGTGGTTGATAAACCAGAAAAGTTTGTCTTGGGTGGACATATTGGTTTGAAACCAGGCTTCCACATTGGAGGTATTATTGAGGGGGCACTCGGCCACAATGACAAGAGTCCCCAGAGTCCCCCCACCCCACCACCCAGCCCAAGTGACACCTCTGTCGCCGGAGCCAGAGGTGATGGTTATGGTGGAGGCCGAGGCGGCGGCTATGGAAGCGGCCAAGTAGGCGGCATTATtgggggaggaggaggtggaggcGGTAGTGTTGGTGGTGGGTTTGGCGGTGGTGGAGGCGGCTTTGGTAGAGGTAAAGGCGGCGGATGGggtggtggaggaggtggcggtggcggcCGAGAAGGTGGTGATGATTGCGGGGACCAAAGTGGCGGTGATGACGGAGACCAAGGCGGCAGCCCAAGCATTGTCGTCCCAGGTTTTACCATTCCTGGCTTTGACATTGGTGGTGTTATCGGCGGTGGAATTAGTACTGGATCTTCTGGTCTATACTGCACACCAATTAATTGCCGTGGTAATGACTGCAAAGGAGTTCATTTGTACTTCGATAACTCTAATGCTCCCAATATGTCCCCCATTTTGGCGCCAGAGACCCTGGCGGGAAGCAACggtcaaaaacaaaatatgaacCATGAAGTGGAGGATAAACACAGTATGGATACCCTGGCTTCAGAACCAAGCACTAGCCTAGACACGAAACCAAGGTCACCAGACCCAAAGGATGACAGTGCAGCCCCAATCTATGTCCCTGTACCAGTCTCAGACCCAAACAATGCCCTGTCATCACGGGGGAGACCTCGGCCACCAATCGATCCTCCGACACCACCAAGCAACACCCTGGCACCAGAACCAAGCGATGCCCCGGAACTGGAACCAAGCTATGATTCCGTGGTCCCAAAACCAAGTGAGGACCTGGAAGAGGAACTAAGCGTGGTTCCAAAACCAGCACCAGGATTAGGCTAG
- the LOC133729632 gene encoding stem-specific protein TSJT1-like — protein MLTVFDKATGNPPVELGLPSIGPEKAKTREEILKLFQSSRPECTVYYLSDGNFMALSHDNENQSHLRSIVVIDDVFCIFIGTLENTSDLRRYYGLPRQATEAMVVVEVYKVLRDRAPYPPDQVIKDLQGKFAFILFDARSGTLFAARDRDGSVELHWGMAGDGSLVCSHKLNIIREACGKCCAPFPPGCIFTNGSGLMSFVHPLHKVRAIAREDDSGNICGVAFQVDLFTRIPSIPRTGSGQNWADATAVKEGDHY, from the exons ATGTTGACGGTTTTTGACAAGGCAACAGGAAACCCTCCTGTAGAGCTGGGGCTTCCTTCAATTGGACCGGAGAAGGCAAAGACCAGAGAGGAAATCTTGAAGCTTTTCCAATCATCACGTCCTGAGTGCACTGTATACTACCTTTCAGATGGGAATTTCATGGCTTTGTCTCATGACAATGAAAATCAGTCTCACCTAAG GTCAATTGTAGTCATAGACGATGTCTTCTGCATTTTCATTGGGACTTTGGAGAACACTTCTGACCTGAGACGATACTATGGCCTTCCAAGGCAAGCAACAGAAGCCATGGTTGTGGTTGAAGTCTATAAAGTCCTAAGAGATCGAGCACCCTACCCACCTGATCAAGTCATCAAAGATCTGCAGGGAAAATTTGCATTTATCCTCTTCGATGCTAGATCTGGTACCCTTTTTGCAGCCAGG GACCGAGATGGAAGCGTTGAACTTCACTGGGGAATGGCGGGTGATGGGTCTCTAGTCTGCTCCCACAAACTCAACATCATTAGAGAAGCTTGTGGAAAATGTTGTGCGCCTTTCCCTCCAG GCTGCATATTCACAAATGGAAGTGGTTTGATGAGCTTTGTTCATCCACTGCACAAGGTAAGGGCCATTGCACGCGAAGACGACAGTGGCAACATTTGTGGAGTTGCTTTTCAGGTGGATCTGTTCACACGAATCCCCAGCATTCCACGCACCGGTAGTGGACAGAATTGGGCGGATGCAACTGCTGTCAAGGAAGGAGATCACTACTAG